Proteins encoded by one window of Thiovulum sp. ES:
- a CDS encoding ATP synthase, F0 subunit c (PFAM: ATP synthase subunit C~TIGRFAM: ATP synthase, F0 subunit c), which produces MKKVLLFMVAFMGVAFAGDVDSTIAGYSVLAAGVGLGLAALGGAVGMGSTAAATIAGTARNPGLGGKLMTTMFIALAMIEAQVIYTLVISLIALYANPFLG; this is translated from the coding sequence ATGAAAAAAGTTTTATTATTTATGGTTGCTTTCATGGGTGTAGCATTTGCTGGTGATGTAGATTCTACAATCGCTGGTTACTCTGTTCTTGCTGCTGGTGTTGGTCTTGGTCTAGCTGCTCTTGGTGGAGCTGTTGGTATGGGTTCAACTGCTGCTGCTACAATTGCAGGTACTGCTAGAAACCCAGGTCTTGGTGGAAAGCTTATGACAACAATGTTCATTGCTCTTGCGATGATCGAGGCACAAGTTATCTATACACTTGTTATCTCTCTAATTGCTCTTTACGCTAACCCTTTCTTAGGTTAA
- a CDS encoding ATP phosphoribosyltransferase (PFAM: ATP phosphoribosyltransferase~TIGRFAM: ATP phosphoribosyltransferase) has translation MITVALPKGRIAKDTLSLFKEIFDFDFQFEGRKLILETENFRFLLVRNQDVPTYVYHQSADVGVVGLDVIEEKELDVVRLLDLKGGYCKVAIGMENGKELDYNKPDIRVASKMTNITEKFFAQKAISPEIIKLYGSIELAPLVGMADMIVDIVETGNTMRENNLRVVDTIMESTTHLIANKSSFLQKKGEILDLYKKLEKAVDNGKRI, from the coding sequence ATGATAACTGTCGCACTTCCCAAAGGCAGAATTGCCAAAGACACTCTTTCACTTTTTAAAGAGATTTTTGATTTTGATTTTCAATTTGAAGGTCGAAAACTCATCCTAGAAACTGAAAATTTTCGTTTTCTTCTTGTCCGAAATCAAGATGTTCCAACATATGTTTATCACCAATCTGCCGATGTCGGGGTTGTCGGTTTAGATGTTATTGAGGAAAAAGAGCTTGATGTTGTTCGGCTTCTTGACTTAAAAGGTGGATATTGCAAAGTTGCAATTGGAATGGAAAATGGAAAAGAGCTAGACTACAACAAACCTGATATTCGAGTCGCCTCTAAAATGACAAATATTACTGAAAAGTTCTTTGCTCAAAAAGCTATTTCTCCAGAAATTATTAAACTTTACGGTTCAATCGAACTTGCTCCGCTTGTCGGAATGGCAGACATGATTGTTGATATTGTTGAGACTGGCAATACAATGAGAGAAAATAATTTGCGAGTCGTTGATACCATTATGGAATCTACAACTCACCTTATTGCAAACAAGAGTTCTTTCCTTCAAAAAAAGGGCGAAATATTAGATTTATATAAAAAACTTGAAAAAGCTGTTGATAATGGAAAAAGAATTTAA